The proteins below come from a single Eubacterium limosum genomic window:
- a CDS encoding thioesterase family protein: protein MQELKVGMELKKDYMVTRTETAQTMGSGGLEVLATPILVAWAENAAYEMAELCLPDEQTTVGVNINLNHIAATPVGMKVRIKVVLTNIESRRLDFTVEAWDTVQKIGEGTHQRFVVQKMKFMGKVLQKKNPK, encoded by the coding sequence ATGCAAGAACTTAAAGTTGGTATGGAGCTTAAAAAAGATTATATGGTAACCCGTACTGAAACGGCTCAGACAATGGGAAGCGGAGGACTTGAGGTCCTGGCAACTCCTATTTTAGTGGCATGGGCCGAGAATGCGGCCTATGAGATGGCCGAACTGTGCCTGCCCGACGAGCAGACAACCGTTGGGGTTAATATTAATTTAAATCACATTGCTGCCACACCGGTAGGAATGAAGGTGCGCATAAAGGTAGTGCTTACCAATATTGAAAGCAGACGTTTGGACTTTACAGTAGAAGCCTGGGATACCGTTCAAAAAATTGGTGAAGGAACACACCAGCGCTTTGTTGTTCAGAAGATGAAGTTTATGGGGAAGGTTCTCCAGAAAAAAAATCCTAAGTAG
- a CDS encoding type III pantothenate kinase — protein MILVIDVGNTNTEIGVFKDDEILCSWRFVSKTPRTSDEYAVMFQGFFENDHLDYHEVESVIAASVVPNIMYSLNNGVKKLFGVEPLVVGPGIRTGMPIQTSDPAEVGADRIIDAVAAYNLYGGPVIVLDFGTATTYDYVDKNGAFVAKVTSPGIQISAEALFRNAAQLPNIAIEKPVSILGKDTVTSMQAGLVYGYIGQVEYIVSRMIEEIGIKGVKVVATGGYGRMFHEETRAIDIFDPQLSLKGLKIIHDKNIKTSRGR, from the coding sequence ATGATTTTAGTCATTGATGTAGGAAACACAAATACAGAAATCGGGGTCTTTAAAGACGACGAAATCCTCTGCTCCTGGCGATTCGTTTCAAAAACGCCCAGGACCTCTGATGAATATGCAGTGATGTTTCAGGGGTTTTTTGAAAATGATCATCTGGATTATCATGAAGTTGAGAGTGTGATAGCAGCTTCTGTAGTCCCGAATATTATGTATTCTTTGAATAATGGAGTAAAAAAATTATTTGGTGTTGAGCCTTTGGTAGTGGGCCCTGGAATAAGAACAGGGATGCCGATCCAGACCAGTGATCCGGCAGAAGTAGGTGCAGACAGGATTATCGATGCTGTAGCAGCATATAATCTTTATGGTGGACCGGTCATTGTTCTGGATTTTGGAACAGCGACCACATATGATTATGTGGATAAAAATGGTGCGTTTGTGGCCAAGGTCACTTCACCTGGAATACAGATTTCAGCGGAGGCACTTTTCAGGAATGCCGCCCAGCTTCCCAATATCGCGATTGAAAAACCCGTTTCGATATTGGGAAAGGACACCGTTACCAGTATGCAGGCTGGTTTGGTTTATGGTTATATTGGCCAGGTCGAGTATATTGTCTCAAGAATGATCGAAGAAATAGGTATAAAAGGGGTCAAGGTGGTTGCAACAGGGGGCTATGGAAGAATGTTTCATGAAGAGACAAGAGCCATCGATATTTTTGATCCCCAGCTTTCACTAAAAGGCCTTAAGATCATTCATGATAAAAACATAAAGACATCCAGAGGAAGATAG
- the dusB gene encoding tRNA dihydrouridine synthase DusB — MFKIGNIEIENRIFLAPMAGYTNLPFRLIAKKYGAGAVFSEMISGKGLYYKDKKTAELMLTCDEEAPAGIQLFGSEPEILSEVIEKYVNSTAFAFLDFNAGCPAPKIVKNGEGSALMRTPKRLGEVVRAIKKASEKPVIIKTRIGWDSENVNVREVAEVIEEAGADAHTIHGRTREAFYSGKADWKVIEEVKKNSRIPIILNGDIDCGKKAVQAFETTGCDAVMIGRASVGNPFIFREINHLLSTGETVPMPSPEERIQTAIEHVELVGMMKRPEAAIKEMRKHLAAYTKGLKNATNLRNEVFKVCTKEDVLTLLNQYMEENYG; from the coding sequence ATGTTTAAAATAGGAAATATAGAGATAGAAAATCGTATATTTCTAGCACCGATGGCAGGTTATACTAACCTGCCATTTCGTTTGATTGCTAAGAAATATGGGGCAGGGGCTGTTTTCAGTGAAATGATCAGCGGTAAAGGGCTTTATTATAAAGATAAAAAGACCGCTGAATTAATGCTTACTTGTGATGAGGAAGCGCCAGCAGGAATTCAGCTATTTGGGTCAGAGCCTGAAATATTAAGTGAAGTTATAGAAAAATATGTTAATTCCACTGCGTTTGCTTTTTTAGATTTTAACGCGGGGTGTCCTGCGCCTAAAATTGTTAAAAATGGCGAAGGATCAGCGTTAATGCGAACCCCAAAACGTCTGGGAGAGGTGGTCCGGGCGATAAAAAAAGCAAGTGAAAAACCTGTTATTATTAAAACACGTATCGGCTGGGATTCTGAAAATGTGAATGTAAGAGAAGTGGCTGAAGTTATTGAGGAGGCAGGAGCCGATGCTCATACCATCCACGGTAGAACGCGCGAAGCTTTTTATTCAGGAAAAGCTGACTGGAAAGTTATCGAGGAAGTTAAAAAAAACAGCAGAATCCCAATCATTTTGAATGGCGATATAGACTGTGGTAAAAAGGCTGTCCAGGCCTTTGAAACCACTGGCTGTGATGCTGTGATGATTGGCCGGGCCTCGGTCGGTAATCCTTTTATTTTTCGCGAGATCAATCATCTGCTTTCTACAGGTGAAACAGTGCCGATGCCCTCCCCGGAAGAACGGATCCAGACTGCCATTGAGCACGTTGAACTGGTTGGTATGATGAAGCGTCCAGAAGCGGCTATCAAGGAAATGCGAAAGCATTTGGCAGCTTATACTAAGGGGCTGAAAAACGCGACTAATTTGAGAAATGAAGTTTTTAAGGTATGTACAAAAGAAGATGTCCTGACACTTTTAAACCAATATATGGAAGAAAATTATGGTTGA
- a CDS encoding UPF0489 family protein produces the protein MVDDLLKEENLRIIPFREKKMYIVDNHQYALLVWAREALKRGIPGMLVSIDYHPDTNPPFWLHAYQKAMAIDPEREEKLVSLFQKKVLGAVNPLDLETLAEKMPLMRNDEHINTAMELGYLIDYHMINCMEKHCYATGKHYLVPEENFGILKDEMFCAAEFDLSIFNNHEPLFSILDIDLDYFMKRENFVPAPNEMTIFRALLKKADVITCARSVTYFEHLKMDNFTIDACEDALIAMIKEFIE, from the coding sequence ATGGTTGATGATCTTTTAAAAGAAGAAAATTTGAGAATTATCCCTTTTCGTGAAAAGAAGATGTATATTGTAGATAACCACCAATATGCTTTGCTGGTATGGGCCAGAGAAGCTCTAAAACGCGGAATTCCAGGAATGTTAGTCAGTATTGATTACCATCCTGACACCAATCCGCCTTTTTGGCTGCACGCATACCAAAAGGCGATGGCTATTGATCCGGAAAGGGAAGAAAAGCTAGTTTCTTTATTTCAGAAAAAAGTTTTGGGTGCAGTTAATCCTTTGGATTTAGAGACTCTGGCTGAAAAGATGCCTTTAATGCGAAATGATGAGCATATTAATACGGCTATGGAACTGGGGTATCTTATCGACTATCATATGATCAATTGCATGGAAAAGCATTGTTACGCTACAGGAAAGCATTACCTGGTGCCAGAAGAAAACTTTGGGATATTAAAGGATGAAATGTTTTGTGCAGCAGAATTTGATTTGTCGATCTTCAATAATCATGAACCGTTGTTTTCAATTTTGGATATTGACCTTGATTATTTTATGAAGCGTGAGAATTTTGTTCCTGCCCCCAATGAAATGACTATTTTTAGAGCGCTGCTAAAGAAAGCGGATGTTATTACCTGCGCCCGGTCTGTTACGTATTTTGAACATTTGAAAATGGATAACTTTACCATTGACGCGTGTGAGGATGCGCTGATAGCAATGATAAAAGAATTCATAGAATAA
- a CDS encoding stage II sporulation protein M: protein MKFIKEQYLQIGKFLKSKILWIFIILSLVFVGVSVLLYFVLLGHQETVVALFKGFTEAILSKDILSADGSIASGSLFFNNLQATTISILLGFMPFLFLPVWVILINAGSLSVVFAMVKMTGAASVGKMIVFGILPHGIFELTALFLGISLGFYICKTLCIIVCKSNSGIQLKEELINVLRTYLLIIVPLLIIAALIESYLTPLLINFAI from the coding sequence ATGAAGTTTATTAAAGAGCAGTATCTTCAGATCGGGAAATTTTTGAAATCAAAAATCCTTTGGATTTTTATTATTTTGTCACTGGTATTTGTGGGGGTCAGCGTCCTGCTTTATTTTGTGCTGCTGGGACATCAGGAAACAGTTGTAGCTTTGTTTAAGGGATTTACAGAAGCCATTTTAAGTAAGGATATATTAAGCGCAGATGGCAGTATAGCATCTGGTAGTCTGTTTTTTAATAATCTCCAGGCTACAACCATATCAATACTGCTGGGTTTTATGCCTTTCCTATTCCTTCCGGTATGGGTTATACTTATTAACGCGGGTTCATTGTCTGTTGTCTTTGCAATGGTGAAAATGACGGGAGCTGCCTCAGTTGGAAAAATGATTGTGTTTGGAATTCTACCCCATGGTATTTTTGAGCTGACTGCGCTGTTCTTGGGAATTTCTTTGGGGTTCTATATTTGTAAAACACTGTGTATTATCGTTTGTAAATCCAATTCAGGTATCCAGCTCAAGGAAGAGCTTATTAATGTGCTGAGAACCTATTTGCTGATCATTGTTCCGCTGTTAATTATTGCAGCATTGATCGAGAGCTACCTTACACCTCTGTTAATAAATTTTGCCATATAA
- a CDS encoding enoyl-CoA hydratase-related protein: protein MNNLLFNVENEVGVITINRPKALNALNSETLSELKQLVSEIEKRKDIKVVIVTGSGEKAFVAGADIAEMVNGTPVEGRQMCLLAHEAFAKLENIPQVTIAAVNGYALGGGCELSMACDIRIAADNAKFAQPEVNLGIIPGFGGTQRLPRLVGKGRAKELIFTTDQIDAQEAYRIGLANKVVPKDELMSTCLKMAEKIISKASYAVTLAKSAINTGMDVDLASGCRFESDLFGLAFSTNDKKEGMSAFLEKRKADLKDF, encoded by the coding sequence ATGAACAATTTATTATTTAATGTGGAAAATGAAGTTGGTGTGATTACAATTAATCGTCCAAAAGCGCTCAATGCTCTGAATAGCGAAACACTTTCAGAATTAAAGCAACTTGTGAGTGAAATCGAAAAACGTAAAGACATTAAGGTTGTAATCGTAACCGGGTCTGGCGAGAAAGCTTTTGTTGCAGGTGCAGATATTGCAGAAATGGTGAATGGCACTCCGGTAGAAGGACGGCAAATGTGTCTGCTGGCTCATGAAGCGTTTGCTAAGCTTGAAAATATCCCGCAGGTAACCATCGCAGCGGTTAACGGCTATGCTTTAGGGGGCGGTTGTGAGCTGTCTATGGCCTGCGATATTCGTATTGCAGCTGATAATGCGAAGTTTGCTCAGCCTGAGGTAAATCTTGGTATCATTCCTGGCTTTGGAGGAACTCAACGTTTACCGAGACTTGTAGGAAAAGGGAGAGCGAAAGAACTGATTTTTACAACTGATCAAATTGATGCACAGGAAGCGTACCGGATTGGGTTAGCAAACAAAGTCGTTCCAAAGGATGAACTAATGAGCACCTGCTTGAAAATGGCAGAAAAAATTATCAGTAAAGCAAGCTATGCGGTGACACTGGCAAAATCTGCTATCAATACCGGCATGGATGTTGACTTGGCTTCAGGTTGCAGATTTGAATCAGATCTTTTTGGTCTGGCGTTTTCTACAAATGACAAAAAAGAGGGTATGAGTGCGTTCCTGGAAAAAAGAAAAGCAGATTTGAAGGATTTTTAG
- a CDS encoding acyl CoA:acetate/3-ketoacid CoA transferase, whose translation MKHIPVLKPKQAADLVQNNQTIVTGGFVGSCCPETLTRALEKRFLETGEPKNLTLIYAAAQGNRDGSGADHFAHEGMVKRVIGGHWNMVPQLGTMVIDNKIEGYNLPQGTISQLFRDIAGNRVGTITHVGLNTFVDPRNQGGKLNEITKDDIVELIDINGQEKLLYKAFPVNVAFLRGSYADEYGNVTVENEVASLEATSIAQAAKNSGGKVVVQVEKIVKGGTLDPRLVKIPRIYVDAVVVAEEGDHQQCFGHPFDASLTGATQSPLGDTKADCMCTKKIIGRRAALELMEDSVVNLGIGIPEYISRVANEEGIGDYMTLTVEAGPIGGVPQGGSQFGAALNPECILDQAYQFDFYDGGGVDLAFLGLAQADEKGNINVSKFGPRIAGCGGFINITQNAKKVYFCGTFTAGGLKTEIKDGKIKIIQEGKSKKFITEVEQITFSGDYANKTGQPVMYITERAVFELRKDGVYLIEIAPGIDLQKDVLDQMDFAPKMDGEPALMDWRIFRDELMGIKGN comes from the coding sequence ATGAAACATATACCTGTTTTAAAACCCAAACAAGCAGCAGATCTGGTTCAAAATAATCAAACTATCGTCACAGGAGGTTTTGTTGGGAGCTGCTGTCCTGAAACGCTGACAAGAGCATTGGAAAAGCGCTTTCTGGAAACAGGGGAACCTAAGAACCTTACATTGATTTACGCAGCGGCCCAGGGAAACCGGGATGGCAGCGGGGCTGACCACTTTGCCCATGAGGGCATGGTAAAACGTGTTATCGGCGGTCATTGGAATATGGTTCCTCAGCTTGGAACCATGGTAATTGATAATAAAATTGAAGGCTACAATCTGCCACAGGGAACCATTTCTCAGCTTTTCAGAGATATTGCGGGGAACCGTGTCGGAACAATTACACATGTTGGTTTAAACACCTTTGTTGACCCCAGAAATCAGGGTGGAAAATTAAATGAGATCACTAAAGATGACATTGTCGAGCTGATTGACATCAATGGACAGGAAAAATTACTTTACAAAGCCTTTCCAGTCAATGTTGCTTTTTTAAGGGGAAGCTATGCTGACGAATATGGCAATGTTACAGTCGAAAATGAGGTCGCTTCTCTTGAGGCAACCTCCATCGCTCAGGCAGCTAAAAACAGCGGTGGAAAAGTAGTGGTACAGGTCGAAAAAATTGTAAAGGGTGGTACCCTTGATCCCAGATTGGTGAAAATCCCCCGGATTTATGTTGATGCAGTCGTGGTTGCAGAAGAAGGAGACCACCAGCAGTGTTTTGGACATCCTTTTGACGCCTCACTGACAGGTGCAACACAGTCACCGCTTGGTGATACAAAAGCAGACTGTATGTGTACAAAAAAGATTATTGGAAGACGGGCCGCCCTTGAACTTATGGAGGACAGTGTCGTCAATCTTGGAATTGGTATACCTGAGTATATTTCTCGTGTTGCAAATGAAGAAGGAATTGGCGATTATATGACGTTGACTGTTGAAGCCGGTCCGATTGGCGGTGTGCCCCAAGGGGGATCACAGTTTGGAGCAGCGCTCAATCCAGAGTGCATTCTGGATCAGGCTTATCAGTTTGATTTTTATGACGGTGGTGGAGTCGACCTGGCATTTTTGGGACTGGCCCAGGCAGATGAAAAAGGGAATATTAACGTTTCCAAATTTGGTCCAAGAATTGCAGGTTGTGGTGGATTTATCAATATCACACAAAACGCAAAGAAGGTTTACTTCTGTGGTACGTTTACCGCTGGAGGGCTAAAGACCGAGATTAAAGACGGGAAAATCAAAATTATCCAGGAAGGTAAATCTAAGAAATTCATAACCGAGGTAGAACAGATTACCTTCAGTGGAGATTACGCTAATAAAACCGGTCAGCCGGTTATGTATATTACTGAACGCGCTGTTTTTGAACTGAGAAAAGACGGCGTATATCTCATTGAAATCGCCCCGGGAATTGATTTGCAGAAAGATGTTCTCGATCAAATGGATTTTGCACCTAAAATGGATGGAGAGCCGGCGCTCATGGACTGGCGGATTTTCCGGGACGAGTTGATGGGAATAAAAGGCAATTAA
- a CDS encoding acyl-CoA dehydrogenase family protein, protein MDFQLDDKRLALQKAVQEFAEKELLPGVRERDETSTFPVDAYKKMGEMGLIGLPYPKEYGGQGGDYLDYAIAVEEIAKIDGSVAISYSVSTSLYGGSVSNAASEEQKREFLPSVLSGQSFGAFGLTEPNAGSDAGGCITTATREGDHYILNGAKCFNTNGPLADYFAVYALTQPEKKAKGLSCFLVKKGTPGFSIGKIEDKMGIRAAQVSELIFDNCKIPAENLMGEEGQGFKVAMKTLDGGRIGVAAQGLGLAEGAFEIARKYLMQREQFGKPLYKNQYLAFKMVELECQIEQARLMLYKAALDKSEGRPYTLSAAKAKLLCTDAAMHVTTEAVQMLGGNGYMKDYHVERMMRDAKITQIYEGTNEIQKLVISGQLFR, encoded by the coding sequence ATGGATTTTCAGTTAGATGATAAAAGATTGGCATTGCAGAAGGCAGTACAGGAATTTGCGGAAAAAGAATTATTGCCAGGTGTCCGGGAAAGAGACGAGACAAGCACTTTCCCGGTTGACGCTTATAAAAAAATGGGCGAAATGGGGCTGATTGGCCTTCCTTATCCAAAAGAATACGGCGGACAGGGCGGAGATTACCTTGATTACGCCATTGCCGTTGAAGAAATTGCCAAGATTGACGGATCTGTTGCTATTTCCTACTCAGTATCGACCTCTCTTTATGGCGGAAGTGTGTCAAACGCTGCTTCAGAAGAACAGAAAAGAGAATTTTTACCATCGGTACTATCTGGTCAGAGCTTTGGCGCTTTTGGTCTGACAGAACCTAACGCAGGCTCGGATGCAGGCGGATGCATTACCACAGCCACCAGAGAAGGAGACCACTATATTTTAAATGGTGCTAAGTGTTTTAATACAAACGGGCCTTTAGCAGATTATTTTGCAGTTTACGCTTTAACTCAGCCAGAAAAGAAAGCAAAAGGCTTGTCCTGCTTCTTAGTCAAAAAAGGCACTCCAGGATTTTCGATCGGAAAAATTGAAGATAAAATGGGGATTCGTGCCGCACAGGTGTCTGAGCTCATCTTTGATAACTGTAAAATTCCGGCAGAAAATCTGATGGGTGAAGAAGGACAGGGCTTTAAGGTAGCCATGAAAACCCTTGACGGCGGCCGCATTGGCGTTGCAGCACAGGGGTTGGGCCTTGCCGAAGGCGCATTCGAGATTGCCCGCAAATATTTAATGCAGCGTGAGCAGTTTGGAAAACCACTGTATAAGAACCAGTACCTTGCATTTAAAATGGTCGAACTGGAATGTCAGATTGAACAGGCGCGATTAATGCTCTACAAAGCAGCGTTGGATAAATCTGAGGGAAGACCTTATACTTTATCAGCTGCAAAAGCAAAACTCCTTTGTACCGATGCTGCAATGCATGTTACGACAGAAGCGGTACAAATGCTTGGTGGTAACGGATATATGAAAGACTACCATGTCGAACGAATGATGCGGGACGCTAAGATCACTCAGATTTACGAAGGAACCAATGAAATCCAGAAATTGGTTATCAGCGGACAATTGTTTAGATAA
- a CDS encoding MarR family winged helix-turn-helix transcriptional regulator: MELQDCINFLLTTAQHNVFQYLSQKLAPYDITPSQYGVLNCLWGREHNTPKQIADTLCLETSTISGVLDRMQKKGLIDRIVNVEDRREVQVIATEKGNLLEEPVLKIIEEVNIEALKDLDSTQQEELKTYLRIIANGDFK; this comes from the coding sequence ATGGAATTACAAGATTGTATAAATTTTTTATTGACAACAGCCCAGCATAATGTTTTTCAGTACCTAAGCCAAAAGCTGGCGCCTTATGATATTACGCCTTCACAGTATGGGGTGTTGAACTGCTTATGGGGGCGGGAGCACAATACACCAAAGCAGATCGCGGACACCCTATGTCTTGAAACCTCTACGATTTCAGGGGTTCTGGACAGGATGCAGAAAAAAGGACTGATTGACCGTATTGTCAATGTAGAGGATCGCAGAGAAGTCCAGGTGATTGCGACAGAAAAGGGGAATCTTCTGGAAGAACCTGTTTTGAAAATCATTGAAGAGGTTAATATAGAGGCGCTAAAGGATTTGGACAGCACACAGCAGGAGGAGCTTAAAACCTATTTGCGGATTATTGCGAATGGAGATTTTAAATAA
- a CDS encoding sodium-dependent transporter produces MENRKRSQFSGKLGFVLAAAGSAVGLGNIWRFPYYAAKYGGGAFILVYIILAVTFGYTLMTTEIAIGRKTRLSPIGAYKKLNSRSAFIGVFAVVVAAIITPYYSVIGGWVIKYLAVFATGGMTEAATDTFFSNYISTSAEPIIWMGLFILIGAVILFGGVKGGIERASKILMPVLVLLTVFLAGYSFTLPGALDGFKYLLIPDFSRFSIMGVVAAMGQMFYSMSLGMAIMVTYGSYMKKDENIEKCVGQIEIFDTGIAILAAMMIVPAVFAFSGGDPSALNAGPGLMFITLPKVFASMPMGGAIGAIFFALVLFAALTSVISLMEAIISAVCDQFKLPRKNAVFMVALLCFVVGMAPSLGFGLWDSVQIFGLQILDFMDFASNYILMPLGSCLTCVLVGWIIKPDFVLSELKSSGEFKREKLYIFMLKYIAPVFTIAIMIAYILDTFKIIKL; encoded by the coding sequence GTGGAGAATCGAAAGAGAAGTCAGTTTTCAGGAAAGCTTGGTTTTGTATTGGCCGCTGCGGGTTCGGCAGTTGGACTCGGCAATATATGGCGCTTTCCATATTACGCCGCAAAGTATGGCGGCGGTGCATTTATTTTAGTTTATATTATTTTAGCGGTGACCTTTGGTTACACTTTGATGACAACAGAGATTGCGATTGGGCGTAAAACCCGGCTGAGCCCCATTGGCGCTTATAAAAAATTGAATTCAAGGTCAGCCTTTATTGGTGTTTTTGCAGTCGTGGTTGCAGCGATTATTACACCGTATTACAGCGTGATTGGTGGATGGGTTATTAAATATCTGGCTGTTTTTGCGACTGGCGGGATGACAGAGGCAGCAACCGATACTTTCTTTTCAAATTATATCAGTACAAGCGCAGAGCCTATTATCTGGATGGGGCTTTTTATTTTAATCGGAGCTGTTATCCTGTTTGGTGGAGTTAAGGGCGGAATTGAGAGAGCCAGCAAGATACTGATGCCTGTTCTGGTCCTTCTGACGGTTTTTCTGGCCGGTTATTCATTTACGCTGCCAGGGGCTCTCGATGGCTTTAAATATCTTTTAATTCCTGACTTTTCGAGATTTTCAATTATGGGTGTGGTAGCCGCCATGGGACAGATGTTTTACTCGATGTCTCTCGGGATGGCCATTATGGTTACCTATGGATCATATATGAAAAAGGATGAAAACATTGAGAAGTGCGTCGGTCAGATTGAAATTTTTGATACGGGTATTGCAATACTGGCAGCAATGATGATTGTTCCAGCTGTTTTCGCATTTTCGGGTGGAGATCCAAGTGCGCTGAACGCAGGTCCTGGCCTTATGTTTATTACTTTACCTAAGGTGTTTGCTTCCATGCCAATGGGTGGTGCCATTGGGGCGATTTTCTTTGCCTTAGTGCTTTTTGCGGCGCTCACCTCAGTTATTTCCTTAATGGAGGCAATTATCAGTGCTGTATGTGATCAGTTTAAGCTGCCGAGAAAGAACGCTGTTTTTATGGTGGCGCTGCTTTGTTTTGTTGTCGGTATGGCGCCAAGTCTTGGTTTTGGCCTATGGGACAGTGTTCAGATATTTGGTCTGCAAATTCTTGACTTTATGGACTTTGCATCCAATTATATTCTGATGCCTTTAGGCTCCTGCCTGACATGTGTTTTGGTTGGATGGATTATCAAACCAGATTTTGTTCTGAGTGAGCTTAAATCTTCAGGCGAATTTAAAAGAGAGAAGCTTTATATTTTTATGCTCAAATACATTGCGCCGGTCTTTACTATTGCCATTATGATAGCCTATATACTGGATACCTTTAAAATAATAAAGCTTTAA
- a CDS encoding nuclease-related domain-containing protein, with product MLGLIFLVLLFAAVISFNQYIKNRKKYKAGEMGETEIHQLLNQAAPRSSVILRNLYLPTARGTTEIDLLLLSRKGIFVFEIKNYRGNIYGDERYNEWVKVLRNGKKVPFYNPVWQNEGHIRALLRLLPEINLRFVYSCIVFCGSSEIKRVKTKNCRVQVLKDTDLKRKLKWKLRFRFNKFSGKELAFFERRLQEFTNMNGRVRRKHKKQVKSLK from the coding sequence ATGCTGGGGCTAATTTTTCTGGTGCTGCTTTTTGCTGCGGTGATAAGCTTTAATCAGTATATTAAAAATAGAAAGAAATATAAAGCGGGCGAAATGGGCGAAACAGAAATTCACCAGCTTCTTAATCAAGCAGCGCCCAGAAGTAGTGTGATTCTACGAAATCTCTATCTGCCTACAGCCAGAGGAACCACAGAGATTGATCTTCTTTTGCTTAGCCGAAAGGGAATATTTGTTTTTGAAATTAAAAATTACCGAGGCAATATCTATGGAGACGAACGGTATAATGAGTGGGTTAAGGTTCTGCGTAATGGCAAAAAGGTTCCTTTCTATAATCCTGTATGGCAAAATGAAGGTCATATCCGGGCATTATTGCGTTTGCTTCCAGAAATTAATCTGCGGTTTGTTTATTCATGTATTGTATTCTGCGGCAGCAGTGAAATAAAAAGAGTGAAGACTAAAAATTGCAGGGTTCAGGTTTTAAAGGATACAGATTTAAAAAGGAAGCTGAAATGGAAGCTCCGCTTCCGTTTTAATAAGTTTTCGGGAAAAGAGCTGGCATTTTTTGAAAGGCGGCTCCAGGAATTTACAAATATGAACGGCCGGGTAAGGCGAAAACATAAAAAACAGGTAAAGAGCTTAAAATGA
- a CDS encoding NERD domain-containing protein, with amino-acid sequence MMLKILMGFFYLLVLVVFAFVMIKFISRRMKNTFKPRKSKISYAVEINPKTAAPQLLNQILLMLPGENNEVLSRMSILAEDGNQAELDVLLICPTGIYLFNSINESGYVTGGEGDRQWYILKEDGNRKAFKNPLEENTYNVRALLTRYPEIKEEWVHDYVVFSNRCGISDLRLETTDTVLNRKMLFERLRGQIAEQSVVLTPDRIQYLYNRLKLYTDGESIAPVSARRKTANPAYPVETATEIHEIKAPDLTQFSREDQCLKNKLTAFAKEQSQRERIAAAEVLDRRSIENLVNMKPKNRIELETVQGMDEKRCESYGDSIIHIIEQHYHETMSKCQ; translated from the coding sequence ATGATGCTAAAGATATTGATGGGATTTTTTTACCTGTTGGTGCTGGTTGTTTTTGCGTTCGTGATGATAAAGTTTATAAGCCGGCGCATGAAAAATACGTTTAAGCCGCGTAAGTCAAAGATCAGCTATGCTGTCGAAATCAACCCTAAAACAGCAGCCCCCCAGCTTCTGAACCAAATACTTTTAATGCTTCCAGGTGAGAATAATGAGGTTCTGTCACGCATGTCAATCCTTGCTGAGGATGGAAATCAGGCGGAGCTTGACGTTTTGCTGATCTGCCCAACGGGAATATATTTATTTAATTCTATCAATGAGTCCGGTTATGTTACGGGCGGCGAAGGGGACAGGCAGTGGTATATTTTGAAGGAAGATGGCAATAGAAAGGCGTTTAAAAACCCTCTCGAGGAAAACACATATAATGTGCGGGCTCTGCTCACGCGCTACCCGGAAATTAAGGAAGAGTGGGTTCATGACTATGTTGTTTTCAGCAACCGCTGCGGGATAAGCGATTTGCGTCTGGAAACAACAGACACGGTGCTGAACAGGAAGATGCTCTTTGAGAGACTGCGCGGCCAGATAGCAGAGCAGTCTGTTGTTTTAACACCAGATCGGATTCAGTATCTTTATAATCGGCTGAAGCTCTATACAGACGGTGAAAGCATAGCGCCGGTATCTGCCAGGAGAAAAACGGCGAACCCCGCTTATCCGGTTGAGACAGCAACAGAGATCCACGAGATCAAGGCTCCGGACCTTACGCAGTTTTCAAGAGAAGACCAATGTCTTAAAAATAAACTGACAGCTTTTGCGAAAGAGCAAAGTCAGAGAGAGCGGATTGCCGCAGCAGAGGTTTTGGACAGGCGAAGCATTGAAAATCTGGTTAATATGAAGCCTAAAAACCGGATTGAACTGGAAACAGTTCAGGGAATGGATGAAAAACGGTGCGAAAGCTATGGAGATTCCATTATACATATTATAGAGCAGCACTATCATGAAACCATGAGCAAGTGCCAATGA